Proteins encoded by one window of Brevibacterium atlanticum:
- a CDS encoding MFS transporter, with the protein MHTTTSASVPTASEVIAHLPWKWRTQGAIFIIGGLGFMFDAWDVALNGFLIPLLSDYWDLSVGQAAWIATANLIGMALGAFIWGGIADVIGRKKAFTLTLLVFSVFTVAGAFAPAFGWFILFRFLAGFGLGGCIPVDYALVGEFTPSRHRGRVLTAMDGWWPIGASLCAFVSAYLLGVGDWRLIMLVMIVPALLTVAVRFGIPESPLYLASVGRYAEADAIIERLVERTGAQVTEWTHEPVGGSGEGQDTAGKAGAGQTLSESVAEQRAATSDAGHPPSLTTPNTAAGPKVSGQLRAATGQLVQLWQHSAKTTLVAWSLFVSVLLVYYAALTWLPGILKKQGLADQAAFLVTGSMTGVGILGVIVSALIVERFGRKWVLGVSSILAAILLVGSAVFIEASGTELTWSAKAAIIGFGFVIQIAIPTLYTYVSELYPTRLRGSGFGWASAASRLATGIAPIVFGTFMWPVLGLTLTFVLTGVLVVVAVVLMGVLARETTGEELS; encoded by the coding sequence GTGCACACCACCACCTCGGCGTCGGTTCCGACAGCCTCTGAAGTCATCGCTCACCTGCCATGGAAGTGGCGCACCCAGGGTGCCATCTTCATCATCGGCGGGCTCGGTTTCATGTTCGACGCGTGGGACGTCGCCCTCAACGGGTTCCTCATCCCGCTGCTCAGCGACTATTGGGACTTAAGCGTCGGACAGGCCGCGTGGATCGCCACGGCGAACCTCATCGGGATGGCGCTGGGTGCCTTCATCTGGGGCGGCATCGCCGATGTCATCGGTCGGAAGAAGGCCTTCACTCTCACGCTCCTCGTATTCTCGGTCTTCACGGTCGCCGGAGCCTTCGCACCTGCCTTCGGGTGGTTCATCCTCTTCCGGTTCCTCGCCGGATTCGGACTCGGCGGATGCATCCCCGTCGACTACGCGCTGGTCGGCGAGTTCACTCCCAGCCGCCACCGCGGGCGCGTCCTTACTGCCATGGACGGATGGTGGCCGATCGGAGCGTCCTTGTGCGCCTTCGTCTCGGCCTACCTGCTGGGAGTCGGGGATTGGCGACTGATCATGCTCGTCATGATCGTGCCCGCGCTGCTGACGGTGGCCGTGCGGTTTGGAATTCCGGAATCACCTCTCTACCTCGCTTCGGTCGGCCGGTATGCCGAAGCCGACGCCATCATCGAACGGCTGGTCGAGCGCACCGGCGCACAGGTCACCGAATGGACCCACGAACCGGTCGGCGGCTCGGGAGAAGGGCAGGATACGGCTGGGAAGGCGGGGGCCGGGCAGACGTTGTCGGAATCCGTCGCTGAGCAGCGCGCTGCGACCTCGGACGCGGGGCACCCACCATCGCTGACCACGCCGAACACAGCCGCGGGGCCGAAGGTCAGCGGCCAGCTGCGTGCGGCCACCGGCCAGCTGGTGCAGCTGTGGCAGCACTCCGCGAAGACGACGCTCGTCGCCTGGTCGCTCTTCGTCTCCGTCCTCCTTGTCTACTACGCGGCACTGACATGGCTGCCGGGGATCCTCAAGAAGCAGGGGCTGGCCGATCAGGCGGCATTCCTCGTCACCGGGTCGATGACCGGGGTGGGCATCCTCGGTGTGATCGTCTCTGCGCTCATCGTCGAACGATTCGGACGCAAGTGGGTTCTCGGGGTCTCGTCGATTCTGGCTGCGATCCTCCTCGTCGGATCCGCCGTATTCATCGAAGCCTCCGGCACCGAACTGACGTGGTCGGCGAAGGCCGCGATCATCGGTTTCGGCTTCGTCATCCAGATCGCGATCCCGACGCTCTACACCTATGTCTCCGAGCTCTACCCGACCCGGCTGCGCGGGTCCGGCTTCGGTTGGGCTTCGGCGGCATCGCGACTGGCGACGGGAATCGCTCCGATCGTCTTCGGTACGTTCATGTGGCCCGTGCTCGGGCTCACGCTGACTTTCGTTCTCACGGGAGTGCTGGTCGTCGTCGCAGTGGTGCTCATGGGAGTGCTCGCCAGAGAGACGACCGGCGAAGAGCTGAGCTGA
- a CDS encoding branched-chain amino acid aminotransferase: MTEFRVLKNLQPQPELVRENIKKDPGFGQYFTDHMAHIRYTIDDGWQAHEVKPYGPLVLDPAAAVFHYAQEIFEGLKAYRHADGSVWTFRPERNAARINKSAERLALPQVSEEDFIESLKALVSLDQAWVPTPESAADESSLYLRPFMIATERFLGVRASHEVDYYVIASPAGPYFSGGIKPLSIWLSPKLKRAGAGGTGFAKCGGNYASSLVPTNEAVAKGCQQVLFTDSEENKYIDELGGMNLMLVTKDGKLLTPALSDSILDGVTRRSLLDLAPQLGLEPEERRISVEEWREGAASGEIVEAFACGTAAVITPISKLVSDDFTIDQGEIAGEKTMELRKTLLDIQYGRAEDTNNWLVRLA, encoded by the coding sequence ATGACTGAATTTAGAGTTCTTAAGAATCTCCAGCCGCAACCCGAGCTGGTGCGAGAGAACATCAAGAAGGATCCCGGCTTCGGCCAGTATTTCACCGATCACATGGCGCACATCCGATACACGATCGATGACGGCTGGCAGGCACACGAGGTCAAGCCCTACGGGCCGCTGGTCCTCGACCCGGCCGCTGCGGTCTTCCACTATGCCCAGGAGATCTTCGAGGGCCTCAAGGCCTACCGTCACGCCGACGGATCGGTCTGGACCTTCCGCCCCGAGCGCAACGCCGCGCGGATCAACAAGTCCGCCGAACGCCTCGCGCTGCCGCAGGTGAGCGAAGAGGACTTCATCGAATCGCTCAAGGCGCTGGTCTCTCTCGACCAGGCCTGGGTTCCGACGCCGGAGTCGGCAGCCGATGAGTCGAGCCTGTACCTGCGTCCGTTCATGATCGCCACGGAGCGGTTCCTCGGCGTGCGGGCCAGCCACGAGGTGGACTACTACGTCATCGCATCGCCTGCCGGGCCGTACTTCTCCGGCGGCATCAAGCCGCTGTCGATCTGGCTGTCGCCGAAGCTCAAGCGCGCCGGCGCCGGCGGCACCGGCTTCGCCAAGTGCGGCGGCAACTACGCGTCGTCGCTGGTGCCGACCAACGAGGCGGTCGCCAAGGGCTGTCAGCAGGTGCTCTTCACCGATTCCGAAGAGAACAAGTACATCGACGAGCTCGGCGGCATGAACCTCATGCTCGTGACCAAGGACGGCAAGCTGCTCACCCCGGCGCTGAGCGATTCGATCCTCGACGGGGTGACCCGCCGGTCGCTTCTCGACCTGGCTCCGCAGCTGGGACTCGAGCCCGAGGAACGCCGGATCTCCGTCGAGGAGTGGCGCGAGGGAGCCGCCAGCGGCGAGATCGTCGAGGCCTTCGCCTGCGGCACCGCTGCGGTGATCACGCCGATCAGCAAGCTCGTGTCCGATGACTTCACCATCGACCAGGGTGAGATCGCAGGCGAGAAGACGATGGAGCTGCGCAAGACGCTGCTCGACATCCAGTACGGTCGCGCCGAGGACACGAACAACTGGCTGGTGCGCCTGGCCTGA
- a CDS encoding 3-isopropylmalate dehydrogenase, with protein MKFSIAVMPGDGIGNEVVPEGLKVLRRAIEVSGEPVELELTDYNVGAQRYHETGETLTDEELESLRRHDAIFFGACGDPSVPSGVLERGVILKMRFGLGHAVNLRPSKLFAGVTSPLADPGKIDFVVVREGTEGSYTGSGGSVRTDTPQEVATEVSVNTWYGVERAVRDAFERAQARNKKLTYVHKHNVMVHAGHLWRRVVEKVGEEYPEVAVNYEHTDACTIYMVTNPERYDVIVTDNLFGDILTDLAAAVTGGIGLAASGNLNVEGTAPSLFEPIHGSAPDIAGKQIADPTASILSGALMASHLGLEVVAKAIEDAVEADLAERDGTKRSTAEVGDAIAARLG; from the coding sequence ATGAAGTTCTCAATCGCAGTCATGCCCGGCGACGGAATCGGCAACGAGGTCGTCCCCGAAGGTCTCAAGGTCCTCCGTCGTGCCATCGAGGTGTCGGGCGAGCCCGTCGAACTCGAACTCACCGACTACAACGTGGGCGCCCAGCGCTACCACGAGACCGGTGAGACCCTCACCGACGAGGAGCTCGAATCGCTGCGCAGGCACGACGCCATCTTCTTCGGCGCATGCGGCGATCCGTCGGTGCCGTCGGGCGTGCTCGAGCGCGGCGTCATCCTCAAGATGCGCTTCGGGCTCGGCCACGCGGTGAACCTGCGACCGTCGAAGCTCTTCGCCGGCGTGACCAGTCCGCTGGCGGATCCTGGGAAGATCGACTTCGTCGTCGTCCGCGAGGGCACTGAGGGCTCGTACACCGGATCGGGCGGATCGGTGCGCACCGACACTCCGCAGGAGGTCGCCACCGAGGTCTCGGTCAACACCTGGTATGGCGTCGAGAGGGCAGTGCGTGACGCCTTCGAGCGCGCGCAGGCTCGGAACAAGAAGCTCACCTACGTGCACAAGCACAACGTCATGGTCCATGCCGGACATCTGTGGCGTCGCGTCGTCGAGAAGGTCGGCGAGGAATACCCCGAGGTGGCCGTCAACTACGAGCACACCGATGCGTGCACGATCTACATGGTGACGAACCCGGAACGGTACGACGTCATCGTCACCGACAACCTCTTCGGCGACATCCTCACCGACCTCGCCGCTGCGGTGACCGGCGGAATCGGTCTGGCCGCCTCGGGCAATCTCAATGTCGAAGGCACGGCACCGAGTCTGTTCGAGCCGATCCACGGATCGGCCCCGGACATCGCCGGGAAGCAGATCGCCGACCCGACGGCGTCGATCCTCTCGGGAGCGCTCATGGCCTCCCACCTCGGTCTCGAGGTCGTGGCGAAGGCCATCGAGGACGCCGTCGAAGCCGACCTGGCCGAGCGCGACGGAACCAAGCGCTCCACCGCGGAGGTGGGCGACGCGATCGCTGCACGCCTCGGCTGA
- a CDS encoding HpcH/HpaI aldolase/citrate lyase family protein yields the protein MTETIRNARAAALPAKLSRSWLLVNAAKEEIFTPAQTSEADSVIFDLEASVADDKKLDARDNVVRALDNGMSAWVRINKMESEFWDDDLAAIAMLPGLRGVMLPETERPEQVSYTAMRAKAGLPVIALLESARGVENATKIAEAPGTFRLAFGTNDFRKDTGFSDDPMALSYARSRLTIASRMGGLPGPIDGPSAADADDDKVWADAEVTHMMGMTGKLVLTVDQVNTLNEAMSPSEDERDWARQMLEAAEGGSEITDGSYLPRLARAKKIASLADTYGLWNA from the coding sequence TTGACCGAAACCATCCGCAATGCCCGTGCCGCAGCCCTGCCCGCCAAACTCTCCCGGTCATGGCTGCTCGTCAACGCCGCGAAGGAGGAGATCTTCACTCCCGCGCAGACCTCGGAAGCGGATTCGGTGATCTTCGACCTCGAGGCCTCCGTCGCCGATGACAAGAAGCTCGACGCTCGCGACAACGTCGTCCGCGCCCTCGACAACGGCATGTCCGCCTGGGTGCGCATCAACAAGATGGAATCCGAGTTCTGGGACGACGACCTCGCCGCGATCGCCATGCTGCCCGGCCTGCGCGGAGTCATGCTGCCCGAGACCGAACGCCCCGAGCAGGTCTCCTACACCGCCATGCGCGCGAAGGCGGGCCTGCCTGTCATCGCGCTCCTCGAATCCGCGCGTGGTGTGGAGAACGCCACGAAGATCGCCGAGGCGCCCGGAACGTTCCGCCTGGCCTTCGGCACGAATGATTTCCGCAAGGACACCGGGTTCTCCGACGATCCGATGGCTCTGTCCTATGCCCGTTCCCGGCTGACCATCGCCTCCCGCATGGGCGGCCTGCCCGGCCCGATCGACGGCCCCTCGGCCGCCGATGCCGACGATGACAAGGTCTGGGCCGACGCCGAGGTGACCCACATGATGGGCATGACGGGCAAACTCGTCCTCACCGTCGACCAGGTCAACACCCTCAACGAGGCGATGAGCCCGAGCGAGGACGAACGCGACTGGGCCCGACAGATGCTCGAGGCCGCCGAGGGCGGATCCGAGATCACCGACGGCTCCTACCTGCCGCGTCTGGCGCGTGCGAAGAAGATCGCGTCCCTGGCCGACACCTACGGCCTCTGGAACGCTTGA
- a CDS encoding phosphatase PAP2 family protein, with protein MSPEPQAHRDHRTHIRPPVWALWATAPAILLVLAFGLWLRLDSVGPTPIDEAWLHLVGLVPDTVPYWAAVTFAEVGGGVGAIICTGLLAAAFVILRRFRAAVYLVTTMALGIALSEGIKALVTRIRPTEQLYDSLGWSYPSGHSMGAAALATALAIIATRSALQQRALRGPDARPDSAALATPDAQHRLRLGFHWSQLLALTWMLTMMWSRTALQVHWLTDTIAGMLIGISAAILADELWTLVTKRARSPLLEK; from the coding sequence TTGAGTCCGGAGCCGCAGGCCCACCGGGATCACCGGACCCACATCCGCCCGCCCGTATGGGCACTGTGGGCGACGGCCCCGGCGATTCTCCTCGTCCTCGCCTTCGGTCTGTGGCTTCGACTCGACTCCGTCGGCCCGACACCGATCGATGAGGCCTGGCTCCACCTCGTCGGGCTCGTCCCCGATACCGTGCCGTACTGGGCCGCGGTCACCTTCGCCGAGGTGGGCGGAGGCGTCGGAGCGATCATCTGCACCGGCCTGCTCGCTGCCGCCTTCGTCATCCTCCGTCGCTTCCGCGCGGCCGTGTATCTGGTCACGACGATGGCCCTCGGCATCGCACTCTCCGAGGGCATCAAGGCACTCGTCACCCGCATCCGGCCGACCGAACAGCTCTACGACTCGCTCGGCTGGTCCTATCCTTCGGGACACTCGATGGGGGCGGCGGCCCTGGCGACGGCACTCGCAATCATCGCCACGAGGTCTGCCCTGCAGCAACGCGCCCTACGTGGCCCGGACGCTCGGCCCGATTCGGCGGCCTTGGCCACCCCTGACGCCCAGCACCGGCTGCGGCTCGGTTTCCATTGGTCCCAGCTGCTCGCGCTCACATGGATGCTCACGATGATGTGGTCGCGTACCGCTCTGCAGGTCCATTGGCTCACCGACACCATTGCCGGGATGCTCATCGGCATCAGTGCCGCGATCCTCGCCGATGAACTGTGGACCCTGGTGACGAAAAGGGCCCGCTCACCCCTCCTCGAGAAGTGA